From a single Lineus longissimus chromosome 16, tnLinLong1.2, whole genome shotgun sequence genomic region:
- the LOC135500641 gene encoding uncharacterized protein LOC135500641: protein MTSFSVVTYVRTMSTRRRYVTMALLLSLFLVIVLASINNYSASHVVPASPLPLKQDACKIVDIKTVDTSANFDCVDFYTWKGKTPICIYDTSSDAWVSKSLKETGKWESYMTNKLQEFLASDPDLHLIDVGANLGVFTLTAAANGRTVVSVEPLWDNAVRLSKSIKLGHFEDQVTIVNNAVSNGYLKATFFRPFENAGGSHIITLSETDNRKDTVDTILMDNLLEVVTFKKAVMKMDIEGHEIWALEGAHRLFEEVDIRYLFIEWPGISKTSAVQGLVDFLTRRNYLAYTISGSRLRMYGWPFNHAWPENVMWVKQV, encoded by the coding sequence atgacgtcattctcagTGGTCACGTACGTCCGAACCATGTCCACAAGGCGGCGCTACGTGACAATGGCCCTCCTCCTTTCACTGTTCCTCGTCATAGTATTAGCTTCAATCAACAACTACTCCGCATCACACGTAGTACCAGCATCACCTCTGCCGCTGAAACAAGATGCCTGTAAGATTGTTGACATCAAAACCGTGGATACCTCTGCAAACTTTGACTGCGTCGATTTCTACACTTGGAAAGGAAAAACTCCAATTTGTATTTACGACACTTCTTCAGATGCATGGGTATCGAAGAGTTTAAAAGAAACCGGAAAATGGGAGTCCTACATGACAAATAAACTGCAAGAATTCCTGGCCTCGGATCCCGATTTGCATTTAATTGACGTTGGAGCAAATTTAGGTGTCTTCACATTGACCGCGGCGGCGAATGGCCGCACTGTGGTCTCAGTTGAACCACTCTGGGATAATGCCGTCCGTCTGTCCAAGTCCATCAAGCTTGGGCACTTTGAGGACCAGGTTACTATTGTGAATAACGCGGTATCTAATGGTTACTTAAAAGCCACATTCTTCCGTCCGTTCGAGAACGCTGGAGGGTCGCACATCATTACTTTGAGTGAAACGGACAACCGTAAGGACACCGTTGATACGATTCTCATGGACAACCTTCTTGAAGTTGTAACATTCAAAAAAGCTGTTATGAAAATGGATATTGAGGGACACGAAATATGGGCACTAGAGGGCGCACATAGACTGTTTGAGGAGGTGGATATTAGGTATTTGTTCATAGAGTGGCCAGGAATCAGCAAAACCAGTGCCGTCCAAGGATTGGTGGACTTTTTGACGCGACGGAACTACTTGGCGTACACGATCTCGGGGTCGCGATTGAGGATGTACGGCTGGCCATTCAACCATGCCTGGCCTGAGAACGTGATGTGGGTGAAGCAGGTGTGA
- the LOC135500662 gene encoding RING finger protein nhl-1-like encodes MMGDATYSAEQIEQLLKCPVCLDRFNQPKILPCQHTFCKSPCLQGLILSSNNRFIKCPECRAQHLVPREGIDGFATNITIAGFLDLQARAPAPASATVETDQVDSGNSASPLNSGCGVCNADLELVLCHHCDKRVCDSCRQSHVRQMKLDIGRVVNQLRRKIPKVSDLVGQVEHGSEQVRSNVDSIKAEINNTIEKHVKELRDRQNVLNTELEILLQTETRSLRLHQENLEVELASIASFCDSTEGAVSRESTVPDTDLVAMRQQSSQLMAQCLHLENQTLPQSRQFRWDYNGQNTMNMILNLGDIAVAGSTNVQNGTSPPQAVHRGQRNGHMRENIAFIAPLYERGATDMLMPLQRSPGIQVPERRGRSSNVDVLRNSDSRLNQLSSRSYQPPHLRQSHPAATSVRHTPPVMHQPPAVPSLIRTDNSLFTTPARPVRELHDDEERAFAGFISFSNPNFRGNRTRPQVIRAGNDRRNNRRNHLRNNQSENSNQSNGNTSASAAPSMPGRERTFTVDENENSPHNTNNANTRPGLREQGISFEIPLNGDEASGSANIDNAINSNIADQAAGDGPVPLHDYRGKTRIFRRIGSRGNGNGKFTWPRGVAVGPNTENIHVADSSNHRVQIFSKEGQFLKSFGSYGQNSGEFDCLAGITVNASGQIIISDRYNHRVQIFNSDGNFVKQFGEEGPGDGKFSYPWGVCCDSAGCVYVCDKENHRIQKFQADGTFVRKFGSFGNGNGKFENPHYVAVNDNTLVVSDHGNHRIQVFDLDGNHKLSFGSEGTEPGQLKYPKGVAIDQQGFILVGNSGNNRIDVFRGTGSFFCSFGGLRLGNNGNLKSLEDIALMANGRVIACNRESHNLTIY; translated from the coding sequence ATGATGGGGGATGCCACATATTCTGCTGAGCAGATCGAGCAGCTCTTGAAATGTCCTGTCTGCCTTGATCGCTTTAACCAACCCAAGATCCTTCCCTGTCAGCACACGTTCTGCAAATCACCATGCCTCCAGGGACTCATCTTGTCAAGCAACAACCGATTTATCAAATGTCCCGAGTGTCGTGCACAACATTTAGTCCCAAGAGAGGGAATTGACGGCTTTGCTACGAACATTACAATTGCTGGATTTCTGGATCTGCAGGCGCGGGCTCCAGCTCCTGCGTCGGCTACCGTGGAAACAGATCAGGTGGATTCAGGCAACAGCGCAAGTCCATTGAACTCAGGTTGTGGCGTCTGCAATGCTGACCTTGAACTTGTACTTTGTCATCACTGTGATAAACGTGTCTGCGATAGCTGCCGTCAAAGCCATGTCAGGCAGATGAAACTTGACATCGGTCGGGTTGTTAATCAGCTCCGACGGAAAATTCCCAAGGTGTCTGACCTTGTGGGTCAAGTCGAGCACGGGAGTGAACAAGTCCGTTCTAATGTTGACTCTATAAAAGCTGAAATAAACAACACAATAGAAAAACATGTGAAAGAACTTAGAGACCGGCAGAATGTTTTGAATACAGAGTTAGAGATCTTGTTACAAACCGAGACGAGATCTTTAAGACTTCATCAAGAAAATCTGGAAGTTGAGCTCGCAAGTATTGCAAGTTTCTGCGATTCGACTGAAGGTGCTGTGTCGCGGGAATCAACCGTGCCAGATACTGATCTCGTGGCTATGAGGCAGCAGAGCTCGCAACTGATGGCGCAGTGCCTTCACCTCGAGAATCAAACGCTACCCCAGAGTCGCCAGTTTCGTTGGGATTATAATGGACAGAATACTATGAATATGATATTGAACTTGGGTGACATTGCTGTTGCCGGAAGCACTAATGTGCAGAATGGTACTTCACCTCCACAGGCAGTTCATCGGGGGCAAAGAAATGGACATATGCGGGAAAATATTGCGTTCATTGCGCCCCTTTACGAGCGTGGCGCCACTGACATGCTGATGCCACTGCAACGCTCGCCCGGCATTCAGGTACCGGAAAGGAGGGGCCGTAGTTCAAATGTTGATGTTCTGCGCAATAGTGATAGTCGACTCAACCAGCTGTCGTCACGTAGTTATCAACCGCCGCATTTAAGACAGAGCCACCCGGCTGCAACATCTGTTCGTCATACACCACCTGTGATGCACCAACCGCCTGCCGTGCCTTCCCTAATCCGAACTGATAACTCACTATTCACAACACCGGCACGTCCAGTGAGAGAACTCCATGACGATGAAGAACGCGCATTTGCTGGTTTCATCAGCTTTTCGAATCCGAACTTCAGAGGCAACCGCACAAGGCCTCAGGTTATTCGTGCTGGGAATGATCGTAGAAACAATCGAAGAAATCACCTGCGCAATAACCAAAGTGAGAACTCAAACCAAAGCAATGGTAATACCTCTGCATCTGCAGCTCCCAGCATGCCGGGCAGAGAAAGGACATTTACTGTCGACGAGAATGAAAATAGTCCTCATAACACTAACAATGCTAATACTAGACCAGGGTTACGCGAGCAGGGTATCAGTTTCGAGATCCCGCTAAATGGGGATGAAGCCAGTGGAAGTGCAAACATTGACAATGCTATAAATAGCAACATTGCTGATCAGGCGGCGGGAGATGGACCTGTCCCACTTCACGATTACCGCGGTAAGACGAGAATATTTCGCCGAATTGGCTCTCGGGGAAACGGCAACGGAAAATTCACTTGGCCACGTGGCGTGGCTGTTGGGCCCAATACTGAAAACATCCATGTTGCGGACAGTAGTAATCATAGAGTACAGATATTCAGTAAGGAAGGACAGTTCTTAAAGTCATTTGGGTCCTATGGGCAGAATTCTGGTGAATTCGACTGCCTGGCTGGGATCACTGTCAACGCTTCGGGGCAGATTATCATCTCAGACCGTTATAACCACAGGGTACAGATCTTCAATAGCGACGGTAACTTCGTAAAACAGTTTGGCGAGGAAGGTCCGGGGGACGGAAAGTTTAGCTATCCCTGGGGTGTCTGCTGTGATAGCGCAGGTTGCGTATACGTTTGCGACAAAGAAAATCATCGCATACAGAAATTCCAAGCAGACGGTACTTTTGTACGCAAGTTCGGCAGTTTCGGTAACGGGAATGGCAAGTTTGAAAATCCGCATTATGTTGCCGTTAACGACAACACCCTTGTTGTCAGTGACCATGGCAACCATcggattcaggtttttgatttggatGGGAACCACAAACTTTCATTTGGCTCCGAGGGCACAGAACCTGGGCAGTTGAAGTATCCAAAAGGGGTCGCCATAGACCAACAGGGGTTCATCTTGGTGGGAAATAGTGGGAATAACCGAATTGATGTTTTCAGGGGCACTGGGAGTTTTTTCTGTTCGTTTGGTGGCTTGCGGCTAGGGAATAATGGAAATTTGAAGAGTTTGGAAGATATAGCTCTCATGGCGAATGGAAGAGTCATTGCCTGCAACAGAGAAAGCCATAACTTGACTATCTATTAG
- the LOC135500304 gene encoding corepressor interacting with RBPJ 1-like, whose translation MGKGFNNYMTKKFFHPGSKENIKRVWMAEQKHQHDKKKQEDMLNQYQKEQDMYGNRALLGDEKAKLGLSFMYDAPPGAEKEHEKEDDEPEYKFEWQRKYNAPRESYAKNDETIRDQPFGIEVRNVRCIKCHKWGHVNTDRICPLFGKSLTAEPPQPDMKTSDLLEDMKSDGLVLKRSVMERKVEGQLVDSEDSDDPEVQFLKSLTPKQKKKLLKKLNKLQEKKSSKSKKKKKDKKKKSRKHGRKDDESDSDSENDRRTKTKKKSHSKRDSSSDSDSDSESEPEQNSRHKRHIQEAQASSSRRRSASPEIRKSRGGGRGQSSRENDRGHSAKNGHPDHSRSNMSPKRESHRDRSPRRETYRDSSPQRDSYRGRSPRRDSYRERSPKRDSYRDRSREKDSYQWRSPKKESQRDRSPKRESYRDRSPVRSNRDRSPRRDSHRDRSPVRGRSSPRRNRRDSR comes from the exons atgggcaagggattcAATAATTATATGACCAAGAAATTCTTCCATCCAGGAAGTAAAGAAAATATAAAGAgg GTATGGATGGCAGAACAAAAGCATCAGCATGATAAGAAAAAGCAAGAAGATATGTTAAATCAGTACCAGAAAGAGCAAGATATGTATGGAAATAG GGCATTACTCGGGGATGAGAAAGCCAAACTTGGATTGAGTTTCATGTACGATGCACCCCCAGGAGCTGAGAAAG AACATGAAAAAGAGGACGACGAACCGGAGTACAAGTTTGAATGGCAGCGAAAATATAATGCGCCACGTGAATCGTACGCCAAGAATGATGAGACAATTCGTGATCAGCCTTTTGGTATCGAAGTCCGTAATGTCAGGTGCATCAAGTGTCATAAATGGGGCCATGTGAATACAGATAGGATCTGCCCTCTGTTTGGAAAGTCGCTAACTGCGGAGCCACCGCAAC CGGACATGAAAACATCGGACCTCCTCGAGGATATGAAGAGTGATGGCCTCGTACTTAAGAGGAGCGTGATGGAAAGAAAGGTAGAGGGG CAACTGGTAGACTCTGAAGACAGTGATGATCCAGAGGTCCAATTCCTGAAATCACTCacgccaaaacagaaaaagaaaCTGCTGAA GAAACTGAATAAGTTACAGGAGAAGAAGTCGAGCAAgtctaagaagaagaagaaggacaaAAAGAAGAAATCCAGGAAGCACGGGAGGAAAGATGATGAGTCTGATTCTG ACTCCGAAAATGATAGGCggacaaaaacaaaaaagaaatCACACTCAAAGAGGGACTCGAGCAGTGATTCAGATTCCGACAGCGAAAGTGAACCAGAACAGAACTCTAGACATAAACGCCACATCCAGGAAGCACAGGCTAGTTCTTCAAGGAGACGCTCTGCTTCTCCCGAAATAAGAAAGTCTAGGGGTGGTGGAAGAGGTCAATCCTCAAGGGAAAATGATAGGGGTCATTCTGCTAAAAATGGACACCCTGATCACAGCCGAAGTAATATGTCTCCAAAACGGGAGTCACATCGTGATAGATCACCAAGAAGAGAGACCTATCGGGATAGCTCACCGCAAAGGGACTCTTACCGAGGTCGTTCTCCAAGGAGGGACTCGTACCGAGAACGCTCTCCAAAGAGGGACTCATATCGAGATAGGTCACGGGAAAAAGACTCGTATCAATGGAGATCGCCAAAAAAGGAGTCCCAGCGTGATAGGTCTCCGAAAAGAGAGTCGTATCGCGATAGGTCCCCTGTGAGGTCAAATCGTGACAGGTCCCCAAGGCGTGATTCGCATCGCGATAGGTCCCCTGTGCGTGGTCGATCATCACCAAGGAGGAATCGGAGAGATTCAAGATAG
- the LOC135500807 gene encoding putative nuclease HARBI1 — MDMMEANRKRAMVAMSIALFRGNTQIIQNRFVSESLETAGLSLERHLPEERRAKVPRTENYAEVTVPLQSLDDFRSHFRLSRTTFEVLLGELQPCPEMALGQHGFGRPPVELGKQALVFLWYLGSPDSFRSISDRFGISRSTTHCICRRVCKAVVNNLIKKLISWPSHENRVNISEGFEKYSHFPGAIGAIDGCHIKIKAPTKNPNSYVNRKKFHSVVLQGVCDDALAFTHVYTGWPGCTHDARVFNNSSVFQEATAKFETDEFLLGESAYPIQPWLMTPYKDYGNITRDQKRYNKRHNSARVVIERAFGQLKGRFRRLRDFDCSDIELLCHSILAACVMHNLCLKNNDHTLEELQLDEENAAMPRPHHHRTSGIEKRRELEMLLARRD, encoded by the coding sequence atggacatgatggaggcgAACCGCAAAAGGGCGATGGTGGCCATGTCTATAGCCCTTTTCCGGGGAAATACCCAAATAATACAGAATAGGTTTGTCAGTGAGAGCCTTGAGACAGCAGGCCTATCGTTAGAGAGACACCTCCCTGAAGAAAGACGTGCCAAAGTCCCAAGGACTGAGAACTATGCTGAGGTGACGGTCCCACTTCAGTCTCTAGATGATTTCCGATCGCATTTTCGGCTCTCCAGGACGACATTTGAGGTCTTATTGGGGGAACTACAACCGTGTCCAGAGATGGCCCTGGGACAACATGGGTTTGGTCGTCCTCCAGTTGAACTCGGCAAGCAAGCCTTGGTGTTCCTCTGGTACCTTGGGTCACCCGACTCGTTTAGATCAATTTCTGATCGCTTCGGGATTTCGAGGTCAACAACACACTGCATCTGTCGCAGAGTTTGCAAAGCCGTTGTGAACAACCTCATTAAGAAACTAATATCCTGGCCaagtcacgagaacagagtgaaCATTTCTGAAGGATTCGAAAAGTACAGTCACTTTCCAGGGGCCATTGGGGCAATAGATGGGTGTCACATAAAAATCAAAGCCCCCACGAAGAATCCCAATTCATATGTAAACCGTAAGAAATTCCACTCGGTTGTGCTACAGGGTGTCTGTGACGATGCCCTGGCCTTCACCCACGTCTATACTGGCTGGCCAGGGTGCACACATGATGCCCGTGTTTTCAATAACTCCTCAGTGTTCCAAGAGGCTACAGCCAAGTTTGAAACGGATGAATTCCTCCTGGGAGAGTCGGCGTACCCGATACAACCATGGCTTATGACCCCATATAAGGATTATGGGAATATCACAAGGGATCAAAAGAGGTACAACAAGAGACATAACTCTGCTAGGGTCGTCATTGAGAGAGCTTTTGGACAACTCAAAGGACGATTCAGAAGGCTAAGGGACTTTGATTGTTCCGACATCGAACTGTTGTGCCACTCTATTTTGGCGGCATGTGTCATGCACAACCTTTGTCTGAAGAACAATGACCATACACTAGAAGAACTTCAATTAGATGAAGAGAATGCCGCTATGCCTAGGCCACACCACCACAGGACCAGCGGAATTGAAAAACGTAGGGAACTAGAAATGCTGTTGGCCAGGAGAGACTAA